tttctaataataatagtacCATTAAGGGTCTACAGTTATTCATTGCAGATCTTCGATCTGCACAACAGGCACAAGAGCAGGAAAAAAGGATACAATCTGAGATTGTTAAAATTAAGCAGCATTTCGATGctgcaaagaaaaaacaaggTAATCACGACAGATTAGGTGGCTATCAGAGAAAGAAGTATGTTGCCAAGTTAGCctacatatatattactTCCAATACGACAAAActcaatgaaattttgtttGGGTTAGAGCAAACAGTAGAACTGCTGAAGTCTAACATGTTTTCCGAAAAATTTATTGGCTATATGACCCTTGAATTGCTTTATGAACGTAATGAGGTTATCGCCAAAATTAACGACGAAGTAAATTATCAATTGATGAAAGATCTCTCTTCTTCCGATGATAACTTTGTTATGTTGGCGCTTAACTTTGTCGGCGTGGTGGGAGAACTTACGAATCGTCTGGCGTACAACGATGACATCACAACAGGtgtattcaaaatattgaGATCACCGACTTCCTCTATTTAcctcaagaaaaaatctgCATTGTCATTTCTAGCATTACTGAAAAGTAATCATTCTATATTGACCGAAGATTTACAACGTAAGCAGCTATGGATACAAAGAATATTGAGTTTACTGGATGATACAGAAAACTATAGATTAACTTTGGCTACGATCCCGTTAATAGAGTTCATTGCAAAATACATTGACCCTAGTTATTGCACGAGACTATTGCCACAGCTAACAGAGATTTTGTACAATtgtgttgttgttggtaCTTCAACATCTAGTGACAATCAGTTTCCGTTAGAATATACGTTCGCCAATATGCCAAACCCTTGGCTTATTACAAAAGTTGTCTCTTTATTGAGCATATTGATTGCCTCACCAACTGAGAGAGATTTTGGCTCATTATTACAAACCAATAATATAGATAATgaaatattaaataaacTTCGAAAGTGTGTGTCCGTTGCCATCGAACTAGGAACCAGACAAGCTCAGGATCCCATGGAACGTATTGTACAAAACACAGTGTTGTTTTCGTTGATCAACTTCGCCTCTAAGCTAGACCCGTCGGATGAAGCCATCAGCAACTCCGTGTCAGCTTTATGTTCCCTGCTGGCATCGAAGGAAATTAATATTCGGTACTTGACGCTAGATTCATTGGTTAAACTGTGCTCATCAAGCGGTAAGCCTGCAATTGATGCTGTTCGTTACAAGAATTTAGATatgatttttcatcttttgaaTACAGAAAGGGATTCGTCTATTGTTAGGAAAGTTGTGGACTTGTTATATACTTTTACTGATGTTGAAAACGTCAAGGTTATTGTCGATGGGTTACTGCAGTATATTTTATCTCCAAAAAATCTTGCTGAACCGCAAATAAAATCTGATATTGCTGTTAAAATAGCTATTTTGACCGAAAAATACGCTACGGACATCAATTGGTTTGTCATTATTTCTCTACAGTTATTATCATTGACTTCAAATACTACTATTAACGACGATGAAATATGGCAACGGTTATGTCAAATTGTAGTAAACAATCCGTCTTTACACAAATTGACGTGTGAACAGTTGGTCGACTATTTATGCAAAAAGCAAGCATCTGAGGCTATTGTTAAAGCTGCGGCCTTTCTATTAGGTGAATACTCGAGCCTCATAACAGACAAAATTTCAAGTGCAAATTTATTCAGTTTATTTGCcgaaaaatatttcagtGTACCAAATGTAGCCAAAGCGATGATATTAACTTCAATGATCAAGTTGTACAAGACCTCACCCGAAATCGGCTCCAACGTCATtaaattcttccaattgGAATTGAACTCTCTTGATATTGAGCTGCAAACAAGATCTTTCGAATATCTTAATATTATACAACTGGCTAAAGTGAATGGAAATACTGATATTTTGCAAATCTTGTTTGAACCGATGCCGCCATTTAACAGCAAATCTAATCCATTATTGAAGAGATTAGGGTCACTTCCCGCATCAGCAGGAAGCGCGACTTTAATAAATATACCTTCCCCAGCGTCCTCCTCTACGCCTGACTTACTACCAAAGAGAGCAAACTCTTCTAGATCGATCATGGTTCCAATGCCTCCACCATCTCGTAGAAATACCACCGATGATGTAAATTCCAAGGTTAGTTCGTTTGAAGACTTTTCAGGAAAGGACTCTTATTATTCAAGGCAGATCCTGGCTCCAAATTGGAGGGAAGGTTTTACAAGAATGATTTCACATAAGCAAGGTGTACTTTTTACATCTTCTTTGATTAAGGTGTTCTATCGGATAACCACTCCTGATCCACAACAGCCATATGTGTTTCATATATCTCTTGCGTTCATTAACTTGACTGAGTGGGAAATCACAGGATTATCCACAGAGGTCATTGCTTCAAAGACGCAAGGTAACCCTGAATATCTGATTATGAATATTAACACACCTTCTACTGCTACGGTTGGGCCCCATAAAAGGGCAGAACAAAGTTATGAAGTTTCCATAAGAAAACCGTTCGACGTTGAAGATAGTCCAATTTTGGCGATTCATTTCAAATGTGGAGGTAGTGCAAATACCATCAATCTGAAAACTGCTATAGGTATGACCACAACACTAGTTAGTAGTGAAGTCAATCCTAGCATGCATTTGAATTTAGCGCAGTTCATCAGCCGTTGGAAGACCTTGAGCGATGCTTTGGGAAAGGAAGGGGAATACCAAAAACCTGGCATAAAGCTCAATAAGGATTTTAGAAAAGTTGAAACCATCAGTTTTGAAGATGGGCTTCTACTACTAACGCAAATAGTCAAAAGATTAGGTTTTGATATTGTCGATCAGACCAGTGTTCGCAGTACATTATTTGTTTCTGGTATCATTCATACGAAAAGTGAGGGAAACTTTGGTTGTTTAATGAAGATACAATACCAAGAAAACGGTTTGATTAATGTTACCTGTAAAACAACGACGGCCGGGCCCCTCGCCAGGTATATTGTCGAATGTATAAGAAATGTGCTTACAAAGTagaattctttcaaactcACgtaattgaaaattatcCACATTGTACATataaaaacatatatatatatatatacatatttgCAGAttctatttattttcagtttGTGTTGTAATGCTGAAAGAACGAAAGAGCTTTGTATAAAATGTCACCCACTCAACTTTTAAATGATTCTTGCTTCATTTTTTGGAGGCCGATCACCAAGAATGTCGGTACCAATTCTGACTTCGGTTGTTCCTTGCCTTATAGCTTCCTTAAAGTCAGCACTCATCCCCATAGATAACTTCAATGATGTTCCAAATTTAGCATCgatctttttcttccactCAACCAATGTTGCAAAGTCTCTGTTTTCTTCACTGTCTTCATGTGAGACATTCCACGAACCAATGGTCATTAACCCATTTAACTTAATATACTTGCATTCAttagataaaaaaaattcgatgacttcaaatatttcttcCTCGTTATTCAGGCCAGATTTTTGATCCTCAAGTGATGTATTAATCTGAACATTACACAATATTGGGTTACAATCTGGTTGAAATTTAGCCCTGGATTCGTTTAATTTTTTCGCTTTTTTCAAGGAGTCAACCGTTTCAACGGAGTATAAATTTGGCACCTTAGCCAAATCTTTACATTTATTCGTTTGCAAACCGCCAATAAAGTGCCATTTGATATCATCAGGTAACagttttgctttttcaatcaaCTCTTGAACATAGTTTTCTCCGAACTCCCTCACACCATGGTCATAAAGAATCTTTATATCGCTAGCTGGTTTCAATTTCGAAACGACCAATACTAAAACTTTGGAGGCATCTCCATTAAcataaactttttttgcctCTATATCCACCACTTCCTTTACAGATTCGTATTGGGCAATTAATTGTGTCTTTCTATCTTCATCATA
The nucleotide sequence above comes from Saccharomyces paradoxus chromosome II, complete sequence. Encoded proteins:
- the APL3 gene encoding Apl3p (Alpha-adaptin~similar to YBL037W), with translation MDRKKTLINSSVSNNNSTIKGLQLFIADLRSAQQAQEQEKRIQSEIVKIKQHFDAAKKKQGNHDRLGGYQRKKYVAKLAYIYITSNTTKLNEILFGLEQTVELLKSNMFSEKFIGYMTLELLYERNEVIAKINDEVNYQLMKDLSSSDDNFVMLALNFVGVVGELTNRLAYNDDITTGVFKILRSPTSSIYLKKKSALSFLALLKSNHSILTEDLQRKQLWIQRILSLLDDTENYRLTLATIPLIEFIAKYIDPSYCTRLLPQLTEILYNCVVVGTSTSSDNQFPLEYTFANMPNPWLITKVVSLLSILIASPTERDFGSLLQTNNIDNEILNKLRKCVSVAIELGTRQAQDPMERIVQNTVLFSLINFASKLDPSDEAISNSVSALCSLLASKEINIRYLTLDSLVKLCSSSGKPAIDAVRYKNLDMIFHLLNTERDSSIVRKVVDLLYTFTDVENVKVIVDGLLQYILSPKNLAEPQIKSDIAVKIAILTEKYATDINWFVIISLQLLSLTSNTTINDDEIWQRLCQIVVNNPSLHKLTCEQLVDYLCKKQASEAIVKAAAFLLGEYSSLITDKISSANLFSLFAEKYFSVPNVAKAMILTSMIKLYKTSPEIGSNVIKFFQLELNSLDIELQTRSFEYLNIIQLAKVNGNTDILQILFEPMPPFNSKSNPLLKRLGSLPASAGSATLINIPSPASSSTPDLLPKRANSSRSIMVPMPPPSRRNTTDDVNSKVSSFEDFSGKDSYYSRQILAPNWREGFTRMISHKQGVLFTSSLIKVFYRITTPDPQQPYVFHISLAFINLTEWEITGLSTEVIASKTQGNPEYLIMNINTPSTATVGPHKRAEQSYEVSIRKPFDVEDSPILAIHFKCGGSANTINLKTAIGMTTTLVSSEVNPSMHLNLAQFISRWKTLSDALGKEGEYQKPGIKLNKDFRKVETISFEDGLLLLTQIVKRLGFDIVDQTSVRSTLFVSGIIHTKSEGNFGCLMKIQYQENGLINVTCKTTTAGPLARYIVECIRNVLTK
- a CDS encoding pyridoxal phosphate homeostasis protein (non-specific single-domain racemase~similar to YBL036C), producing the protein MSASITYDEDRKTQLIAQYESVKEVVDIEAKKVYVNGDASKVLVLVVSKLKPASDIKILYDHGVREFGENYVQELIEKAKLLPDDIKWHFIGGLQTNKCKDLAKVPNLYSVETVDSLKKAKKLNESRAKFQPDCNPILCNVQINTSLEDQKSGLNNEEEIFEVIEFFLSNECKYIKLNGLMTIGSWNVSHEDSEENRDFATLVEWKKKIDAKFGTSLKLSMGMSADFKEAIRQGTTEVRIGTDILGDRPPKNEARII